The window CAAGTCCAGCTTGTTCCAACACTTTGAGGTGTTTGGAAATAGCGGGTTGGCTCATATTAAATGGTTTCGCAAGTTCCATCACGGTTAAGTCTTTTTTCGCTAATAACATTAAAATGGCCCTTCTAGTGGGGTCAGCGAGGGCAGAAAATGTGGAATCCAGTGTTTGCATAACTTACTAGTTATATATCTATATGGATATATAAATTTTTGTCAATCCACTTTTGGTAAATATTTTGACCATCTTGATTGCAAATGATACCTAAAGTCACTTCATTCCTGAATGTGACTTTAGATTCAGATTTTTAAAAATCACTTGGATTTACATTTTTCTTTTATCCCTGGTTCTAATTCATACCATTCATTAGCCTAACAGAAGCAAATGGAAAAAGATTGGCAGAATTCAACCAACCAAATAGTTTTGGATTAGAGTTCCTATTTTAATATGTTTGTATTTGAAAAAGCCAATCACAAATATCGATTTCCAATCATTACGATTTGTTTGATATTTTTGACACTATGTACTTTATTTTTTGATTCTATCGACTCTTATGCCTTTACTCCGAAAAAAGAATTTGGAATCAGCCTATTCACATCCTATTTCTTCAATGCAACATTTGTTGAATGGACAACAAATGCTATTTATTTGTATATGTTTGCGGATAATATAGAAGATGTCGTTGGCCATTTCAATTTTTTCTTCTTATTTCTCTTTTTTGGATTTCTAGCAAATCTCACATACTTTGTTTTTCATATGGATTCAATTGTTCCAGTCGTTGGAACTTCAGGTGTTGTTTCCGGAATATTAGGAATGTACTATGTATTTTTTCCCAATGTCAAAAGCACAATGGTCTTTGAAAAAGTAACCTTTCGTGATGTTCCAATTTTCTTTAGTTTGAGCATTTGGATTTTAGTCCAAGGTTATCTCTACATCGTGGAACGCCATTCGAATGTCCAAAGTACCTATATAGGACAAGTTGTCACCTTTCTCATTGGAATGGTCGTTGCCCACCTTCTTTTAAAACAAAATGTTTTAGACAAACTG of the Leptospira biflexa serovar Patoc strain 'Patoc 1 (Paris)' genome contains:
- a CDS encoding rhomboid family intramembrane serine protease, with protein sequence MFVFEKANHKYRFPIITICLIFLTLCTLFFDSIDSYAFTPKKEFGISLFTSYFFNATFVEWTTNAIYLYMFADNIEDVVGHFNFFFLFLFFGFLANLTYFVFHMDSIVPVVGTSGVVSGILGMYYVFFPNVKSTMVFEKVTFRDVPIFFSLSIWILVQGYLYIVERHSNVQSTYIGQVVTFLIGMVVAHLLLKQNVLDKLEHNLRLTTFQNKTILCPSCNHPIPAKKYGRFHCNSCQTNFFFDRTGKKFLP